Proteins found in one Elephas maximus indicus isolate mEleMax1 chromosome 11, mEleMax1 primary haplotype, whole genome shotgun sequence genomic segment:
- the LOC126085853 gene encoding vomeronasal type-1 receptor 4-like translates to MDVRELAIGTAYLSQTVVGILGNFSLLYRYTILYFTGCRLRPTDLILTHLFVANSMVLFSRGIPQTMVSFGWKGFFNDFACKLFAYTSKVGRGMSLASTCLLSFFQAITISPRNSRWAELKGKTPKYVGPSIFMCWMTQMLINIIFPMFVISKQTNTNITSRKDLGYCSSVRHDKTRDSLYAALLFVPDVVCLGLMIWASASMVFILYRHRKQVQHIHRNNVSSSSSPESRATKTILLLVSTFVYFYTFSAIFHCYMALADKPSWWLENASPLIHACFPTVSPFVLMSHVSSVCRLCFAWIR, encoded by the coding sequence ATGGATGTCAGGGAACTGGCAATAGGAACTGCCTACTTATCCCAGACTGTAGTTGGGATCCTGGGGAATTTCTCTCTTCTATACCGTTATACCATCCTTTACTTCACTGGGTGCAGGTTACGGCCCACAGATTTGATTCTCACGCACCTATTTGTAGCCAATTCCATGGTCCTTTTCTCTAGAGGAATCCCCCAGACAATGGTATCTTTTGGGTGGAAAGGTTTTTTCAATGATTTTGCATGCAAGCTTTTTGCCTATACTTCCAAAGTGGGCCGGGGTATGTCCCTTGCCAGCACCTGTCTTTTGAGTTTCTTCCAGGCCATCACCATCAGCCCCAGGAACTCCAGATGGGCAGAGCTTAAGGGAAAAACTCCCAAGTACGTTGGCCCCTCTATTTTCATGTGCTGGATGACACAAATGCTGATAAATATCATTTTTCCTATGTTTGTGATTAGCAAACAGACCAACACAAATATCACATCCAGAAAAGATTTGGGATACTGTTCTTCTGTTCGTCACGACAAAACCAGAGACTCCTTGTATGCAGCATTGTTATTTGTCCCCGATGTTGTGTGTTTGGGGCTCATGATCTGGGCCAGTGCCTCCATGGTCTTCATCCTGTACAGACACAGGAAGCAGGTCCAACACATTCATAGGAACAACGTCTCCTCCAGCTCCTCTCCTGAGTCCAGAGCTACCAAAACTATCCTTCTCCTGGTGAGCACCTTTGTGTATTTTTACACCTTCTCCGCCATCTTTCACTGTTATATGGCTCTTGCTGATAAGCCCAGTTGGTGGCTGGAGAATGCCTCCCCGCTAATCCATGCATGTTTCCCAACAGTCAGCCCCTTTGTTCTCATGAGCCATGTCTCCAGTGTCTGCAGGCTGTGTTTTGCTTGGATAAGATAG